From the genome of Desulfatibacillum aliphaticivorans DSM 15576:
CCGAGCCCGGCCGGATGAAAAAATGCTGGTCCGCCAAAGACGCCGTCGCCGTTTTCATGGGATCCACCACAACCACTTTGCCGCCCCGCTTTTGAATGGCTTTCATGCGGCGTCCAAACCCGGGCAGGGTCATGATGCTGCCGCCGGAAACCACGGGATTGCCTCCTATCAATAAAAAATAGTCGGTTCGGTTTGCGTCCGGACTGGGCAACAGAAACATGTGGCCGAACAACTGCTCGCAGACCAGCATGAGCGGCAATTGGTCCGCGGAGCTTGCGGAAAAACGGTTTTTGGTGTTCATGGCCTTGAAAAAGGGCAGCAGGTAAAGCAAGGATCCATGGTAGTGGGCGTTGGGATTGCCGAAATAAAAAGCCAGGGCGTCATTGCCGTATTCTTTTCTGATCGCCTTCAATCCCGCCTCGGCCTGATTAAAGGCGTCATCCCACGAAACCCTCTCCCACCCGGCGCCTGTCCGCACCACAGGCTGGCGCAAACGGTCGGGGTCGTTGTATAAATCCTTAAGGGCTGCGCCTTTTGCGCAAATATACCCTTTGGACAATGGATCGTTTTTGTCCCCCCGGATCGTTACAATCTCGGAACCGCGGGTGACAATTTCCAGCCCGCACATGGATTCGCAAATGGAACAGGAACGATAGTGGCGTTTTGTTTCCATAACCCCCCGAAAGCAATATAGAATTTTGCGGTTCAGCGGCCAAGGCGCCGCTTAAAATGCTGGCTACGTCCTAAAACGAATTTTAACCGAATTGGTTGCTGATGAAAAAAGATAAGGCGAACGGACATCCTCCAATCCGTTCGCCTTATTCATAACAGTTGCTTGGTGTGAATGCAACCTGAGAGATGCGCTTTCAGCTTGGCGGAGAAAGCACTTTCAACAGTGCGTCCTGAATCTCATCCAGCTTGCCTTTATCCAAGATTTTTTTGCCGGCTCTGTCCTGAATAAAAAATACGTCCATGACCAGGTAGCCGAAGGTGGCGATCCGGGCCGTACAAACCGTGACGTCGCACAGGTGCAATTCCCGGGTGATCCGATACAGGAGGCCAAGGCTGTCTCCTGCACTTACGCTGACTACCGTGAAAAAACGCGACGCATCATTGTCCAGGCGCACGGAAGGGGTCGCATGATACCGGGAGTCGGGTTCCGCCTCCGGGGAGTCCAGCTTCTTCCGGAGCATGGATTCCAGATCAATCCTGCCTTCCAGAATGCCCAAGAGGTCATTTTCCAGCTTCTGGCCCCAGGTGTCGTCCAAAACCGCGTCAATAGGCAGCTTCACCTTAAAAATGTCAATCACGGTCTGGTTGGTCCATGTGTATATGCGGGACTCCTGGATATCCAGTCCATGAAGAAAAAAAGTCCCGGTTATTTTATTGAAAAGACCAGACTGGTCCGTGCAACATATGGTGATGGAACGGGTGCGGTCATCATCGGCGGGAGCGATTTGCACCAGCGCAGTTGCGTGCGCGAGCTTCTGATGGAGTTCTATGTGGCTGGAAATATCCTCCGGAGAATTTTCCCGGGTGTACCGGGCTGGCATGTGGTTAAAAAGTTCTTTCCAATCGTACATGGTAGCGCCTCTCTTTCTGCTCTTTCTCAACAAGGGTTTATCCCCCCTTTCCATCTTTTAATGGCAAGAATGGCGCCAGAATTATAATCCCCTGAATTAATGCGAAATGCGCCATAAGCAGCCGGCTTTATAAATACAAAATTGTATCTACATCTCTATCAAATATACAAAAACGAAGTTTTTTTCGCCCAAAAAAACCGCTCTACTCCAAACGGCCGCCATTCCAAATGCTTCGCGCCTTGTCAACCAAAGCCGCAGCAGCCACGCGAGCTCCCAAAGGAGAGGGATGCGTATCGTCGCCGGCTGCGTACAGGGACTTGGGGGTCGCCCCGGCCTCTCTCTCAGATTGTCGGTTTTGAAAATCTTCTCTAAAATACCCGGATAAACGGAAATGGGGAAGCCTGAATTTTTCCGCCAGCCGTTCCACGGTCATCCGAGGGCCTTGGGGCGGTGCTGCTTTTTTGTCCCCGTCGAGCCACAGGCCGTCGCCGCCGTTATCCACGTCCATAATCCCGTCGTCGTCAAACCGCGGCCAAACGGCGATCAAACAGGAAAATCCGTTTTCCAACGAAAGCTGCTGGAGCAGCTCAAAGCCTTGCTCCACGTTGTTTCCTCCGATTTCTTCGAATTGCCGGTCATTGATCCAATAATCTTTGTTTTCCGATGCAAAATGCATCCAGTCCGTTTCCATGGCCAGGGTCCGGAAAAGTCTGGAATGGATGAACAGCCACTCAATATATTTGGGCCGTTGGATGCGGTAATGGCTGATCTGGCTGTTGAAATCCCTGAAATCGTTTTTGACGAAGATCAGAATCACCATGTCCGGGTCGAATTTCAATGCTTTGGTGCGCAGCAGCTCCACTTCGGCCCGGGTGCAATACCCTCCCATTCCAAAATTCAACACTTCGACGCGGTCTTCAACCATCAACCGGTCCATCCAGCGCGAAATGGTCTGGTTCAAATCCCAAACTCTGTGTCCCGCGGCCACGGAATCGCCCAGCACCACAATCCGTTTCCATCCCGGCTTTTTTTCCAGGGACCGTTCTATATCCCGCTGTCCGTGGGCGTTGATGTATGGGAACGTCTCGTGCAAGTTCGGGGTGCTGCACCGGAAGTTGGGTTTTAGCTCATAGCCCAGGATGGGGTTGGATGAGGCCTGATAAGCGCTGTTTTCCACATGGGTCCGCACGCGATGCACGTCCGGGCCTATGTTCAAGATGCGCGCAAAGGCTTCGGCGAACCCGAGGGCGAGCAAGGTCGATACGCACACCAGCATGAGCTTGGCGCAAATGTTGCTAATTTTGTATTTCATGACAATCAGCAAAAAACCGCCGCACGGGGAGAGCGGAGGTTTTTTTTCAAGGCCAAAAGGGAACGCAAAGCATGATCAGCATATGAATACACCGAAATCCTTGACTTTTGTCCTATCACGTCATATTGGTTTATTCAAGGCCTTGTCTCAGTAATTCCATTGGCGCGAACGCTGTGCGCCAACCCCTGTAAGTCCATACAATTAGGAGCGTCACAATGAATAGGTTTCTATCCGTTGCCTGTGCGACCTTGGCATGCGCTTTAGCACTCGTTGCCTGGATCCCTCAGCCTGCTGCGGCTGAATTCAGCCCGGACCCGGAGACGGATTTTATAATTGACGTAGACAAAGTGATCTATACGGATCAGGCGGGGCGAATCATTGTTGATGATTTTTCCGTCCAGCCCTTTCCCGGGGAGCAAATCGCCTACTTTGACGTCTCCCAGTACGCCAATGGCCACGAAGGGGTGTATGACTACAACATACAGGCGGACAAGGAATTCACCCCCGCCGCTTATCTCAATAGAATCATGAATGACGACGACGATGAGCATTTTCTGCGCCTGGCCCTTGATCAGGAGGAAGGGGATTTCGGCTGGTTCCCCCTTGTCATGGGAGACGGAACGGCCAGAAACATAGACTTAAGCGTGAAATTCACGAATTTCAGGAATGTCAC
Proteins encoded in this window:
- a CDS encoding SGNH/GDSL hydrolase family protein, which translates into the protein MKYKISNICAKLMLVCVSTLLALGFAEAFARILNIGPDVHRVRTHVENSAYQASSNPILGYELKPNFRCSTPNLHETFPYINAHGQRDIERSLEKKPGWKRIVVLGDSVAAGHRVWDLNQTISRWMDRLMVEDRVEVLNFGMGGYCTRAEVELLRTKALKFDPDMVILIFVKNDFRDFNSQISHYRIQRPKYIEWLFIHSRLFRTLAMETDWMHFASENKDYWINDRQFEEIGGNNVEQGFELLQQLSLENGFSCLIAVWPRFDDDGIMDVDNGGDGLWLDGDKKAAPPQGPRMTVERLAEKFRLPHFRLSGYFREDFQNRQSEREAGATPKSLYAAGDDTHPSPLGARVAAAALVDKARSIWNGGRLE